The Arachis ipaensis cultivar K30076 chromosome B07, Araip1.1, whole genome shotgun sequence genome includes a window with the following:
- the LOC110265141 gene encoding uncharacterized protein LOC110265141, producing MLIEMGSCGDSAMVDDGISGGSVIEQHLCSEIPVHSDHLQKQLCSEGACSVLYSDELSSLKDGSVDLPQEGSASGGAVVVDVELHRAKDGSVDLPQEGPEGSLSGGAVVTDVELHRAKGSVDLPQEGPECSTSGSDVPDRCGDVLPNECGNADMLQLENTSEHDCQNHSRICCGNNEGSGLKTRGMCSERNFQDEGNSDIPSESVTVTGLQEHCVQHVVQKDEKLNVFPSVNDDSAVMGGKNDDSSVLVDALDCVHDFRHSEMSLESEPTTDLLVGCDHKNEQGDIVRNADPLSMGVEKCDAFDGMESDACRQASPLQMQALEVPTAVCTEEDSRRGQLCDVKYGDDWNSSIDEKIKAFVDKENIVDSHVQVLSSPGCHRTLESSPVVDSPPETSVLVQGNVMKNDILQIDEKLCKLKDSHSEETTSCAPRKPLYADLDRPSIVLVTDTSLKDTHDLLPKGGVVSVNNSSAMDTVGQTDNDGKDTVEADFFAQSILLPSQRNSRRNKVGRKTQTKKASRKCNKADLTHPGGDMKINLEVARKKRSSFSKPARSSIWGL from the exons ATGTTAATTGAGATGGGTTCTTGTGGGGATTCAGCTATGGTTGATGATGGAATATCAGGTGGGTCTGTTATTGAGCAGCATTTGTGCTCAGAGATTCCCGTGCATTCGGATCATTTGCAGAAACAGTTGTGTTCAGAAGGAGCTTGTAGTGTGTTGTACTCTGATGAGCTTAGCAGCTTGAAGGATGGCAGTGTGGATTTACCCCAGGAGGGTTCTGCAAGCGGTGGTGCTGTTGTTGTGGATGTTGAGCTTCACAGGGCGAAGGATGGAAGTGTGGATTTACCCCAGGAGGGCCCTGAGGGTTCTCTAAGCGGCGGTGCTGTTGTTACGGATGTTGAGCTTCACAGGGCGAAGGGTAGTGTGGATTTACCCCAGGAGGGCCCTGAGTGTTCTACAAGCGGCAGTGATGTTCCGGACAGGTGTGGAGATGTCTTGCCAAATGAATGTGGAAACGCTGATATGTTGCAATTGGAGAACACCTCTGAGCATGATTGTCAGAATCATTCAAGGATATGTTGTGGGAACAATGAGGGTTCAGGTCTAAAAACTAGGGGGATGTGTTCGGAAAGAAATTTTCAAGATGAAGGCAACTCAGACATTCCGTCGGAGTCCGTAACTGTGACTGGGTTGCAGGAGCATTGTGTTCAACACGTCGTGCAGAAGGATGAGAAGCTCAATGTATTCCCCTCAGTGAATGATGATTCAGCTGTCATGGGAGGCAAAAATGATGACTCCAGTGTACTTGTGGATGCTTTGGATTGTGTGCATGATTTCAGACATTCTGAAATGTCCTTGGAATCAGAACCCACGACTGACTTGCTAGTTGGTTGTGACCACAAAAATGAGCAGGGGGACATTGTGAGAAATGCAGATCCATTGTCAATGGGTGTGGAAAAATGTGATGCTTTTGATGGGATGGAATCCGATGCTTGCAGGCAGGCATCTCCTTTGCAGATGCAGGCTTTGGAAGTTCCAACAGCTGTATGTACAGAGGAAGATAGCAGACGTGGTCAGCTATGTGATGTTAAATATGGTGATGATTGGAATAGTAGTATTGATGAAAAGATTAAAGCTTTTGTAGATAAGGAAAACATTGTTGATTCACATGTCCAAGTATTGTCCTCACCAGGCTGTCATAGGACCTTGGAGAGTTCACCTGTAGTTGATTCCCCTCCGGAGACTTCAGTGTTGGTCCAGGGTAATGTAATGAAGAATGATATCTTGCAAATAGATGAGAAGTTGTGTAAATTGAAGGACTCTCACTCAGAAGAAACTACCAGCTGTGCTCCTAGGAAACCTTTATATGCTGATTTAGATCGGCCCTCCATTGTTTTAGTCACCGATACCTCTTTGAAGGACACACATGATCTGCTTCCTAAGGGTGGTGTTGTTTCTGTCAATAACAGTAGTGCTATGGACACTGTTGGACAGACAGATAATGATGGAAAAGATACTGTGGAAGCTGATTTTTTCGCTCAAAGCATCCTATTGCCGTCTCAGAGGAATAGTAGAAGAAATAAAGTTGGTCGTAAGACACAAACAAAAAAAGCCTCAAGAAAATGCAACAAAGCTGATTTGACACATCCAGGTGGAGATATGAAGATAAACTTAGAGGTTGCTAGAAAGAAAAGAAGTTCTTTCTCCAAGCCCGCACGATCTTCTATCTGGGGATT ATAA